AGGGATGGCCAGCTACTACCAGTGTTTCTGTAGGAATTTCTCCGATGTGGTTCTACCTTTGACTAACCTGTTGTGTAAAAACATGGTGTTCAAATGGTCCCCAGAGTGTCAGGCTGCCTTTGAGTCTGTTAAACTCCTCCTGACTAGTTCTCCAGTTTTGTCTGCCCCGGACCTGAGCAGACCATTTAAGTTAGAAGTTGATGCCAGTGGCACGGGTGCAGGAGCGGTGCTTCTACAAGATGATGATCAGGGGATAGAACACCCAGATTGTTATTTCTCTAAGAAATTCTTAAAACATCAGCTTAACTATAGCACCATTGAAAAGGAAGCGCTTGCCTTGCTACTAGCCATCCAACATTTTGAGGTTTATCTTGGTGATACTGTTAAACCCATACACGTCTTTACTGACCATAACCCCCTAGTCTTTTTACACCATATGCGTAATACCAATCAAAGGCTCATGCGATGGTCTCTTATTGTGCAAGGGTTTAATTTAGTGATTGCCCATAAGAAGGGTGCCCAAAATGTGATAGCTGATACACTGTCACGAGCTTGATGTCATTgaggggttgttgtttttttttttgttttgtttattttgtgttgtgttgtttgttgttgttgttgtgaaccCTTTTAGGTTCACACTTAGGTGGTGGGAGTGTTACAACCCGCTAgctttgggatgggaagttttttttgtgtgctgtgccatattttgtgtgcaggtccggaCTCCcgcccagagtttccagcctgccctagcctgccctagcctgccttgctcccgcctcccaggatgacatcactgagcGGTAGCCATatctgaagaggaagaagatatAATCTATATTCGCAATTCTATAGAGTATTCAATACTCCATGTCCAATTCGCACAAGAACATTTTTGTGGCATTTGTcagtttcatattttatattttcatttcatatcttTATCCTTATGAATAATTTCTTTATCGTTCATATTTGtaagtacaaagtcaaaagacGTGTATTTACATAACACTAACGTCACCTtgcagctctgacccatcgaggcacggattccacaagacctctggtgtgatgtggtatctgtggcaccaagacgttaacaGCTGTAAGTTGCtatgtcctgtaagttgcgaggtggagccatggatcggacttgtttgtccaacacatcACACAGATGCTCGATCCAATTGAGagctggggaatttggaggccaaatcaacaccttgaaatctgtcatgttcctcaaaccgttctgAACTATTTTTGCAGGGTGcatcatcctgctgaaagatccaCTGCCATTACGGAATGCCGTGAAGGGgtatacttggtctgcaacaatgtttaggtaggtgctgTGTGTTAAAGTAACTTCTGCATGAATACCAAGACCCAAgctttcccagcagaacattgcatGATAACGCATGAGAACTCATGAGCCTTGAGTGCCCTTGACCATGTTcttggttcaccggttgtccttcatTGGACCACTtctggtaggtactaaccattgcatactgggaacacacTTAGACAAGACCTGACGTTTCaaagatgctctgacccagtcgtctagccatcacgaTTTGGCCCATGTCAAAGTCGCTCTGAtctttacacttgcccattcttcctgcttccaacacatcaacttgttgtctaataaatatatcccacctcttgacaggtgtcactgtaacgagataatcaatgttattcacgtcacctatCAGGGATTTTAATATTATGTCTGATTGGTGTATATgcactggaaatatattaaataagcaACAAAAGTCTCTGAATagttatttcccctcactgtatttaattcatttttaattaataccaTTGTTACCAAGACACTACAAAACactgctgtattattattaataataaacaacttgtgaccaatcagatttgagtgaGATTAAATCAGTAGACCATCTGACTGTTTCTTCTTATTATGCTAAGCCACTTTGCTTTGTATTTACtattggacatgccaatcagcctaccatgcatatctttggactgggggaggaaaccagattacccagaggagaacatgcaaacgccgcgCACGCAGGGCcgtggtgggaatcaaacccccaaccctggaggtgtgaggcgaacgtgcaaaccactaatccaccgagTGCCCAACACACACCCCATCATCCTTTTTAAATGATGCTGGGTAACTTGTTTCTGACAACTGCTGATTGTGAAAATCAATAGGCCTTTTCAACAAAAGCAAAATCCATTTTGTTGACAATTCTTCTCCATCATCTAAAACTCCATCCTCTTCTGCACAAGACACAAGGTaccaggccttttttttttttaaattaggctacgataccttaataatataaaaccagaatacataaaacataataGGAATTCATATATGTTTCATGACATGGTCCATGATTCGATGGCTCAGAACAgtataataatatcataatcataatacataacactggctttaaaaaaaaaaagtgtcccaCTTGACCTTTGAATTCAAATTTTGCaacaatacatatatatatttttattattttttaaataagctaaACAATTGACCGGCcaagaatcatttaaaaaatataaaagttttCTTATGACGATTTCTATTCTTTATAAAGGCTTATATTTAAGAAGACCATTCTCATTCTCATGTGTCAGTGAGCCACGCCCACAAAGACCCTTGTGGTAATTATTCATGCATGTTAAAAATTGATTGGCTCCTGATATTTAAAGGGCTAGCATGAAACGTATTCGTCCCAGGTTATCAGATGTCCCACTTTTGCTGAACTTGCCCAATACagtgtttttaatatatatatatatataaaaaaataccaGTCAAtatctatatgagttccaagtgCCTGTATGTGAAGATGAAATGAACAGAACACAAGGAGAGATTTTACTTTGCATGGCAGTATAACAGTTAAACCCCTACAGGGACCGTAGTcctgcctccccttggctaagGACACCAAACTGACTggagccaaaaaataaaaagtttttctCCTTTATATCGGACTGGTAGTCCTAATAACACCCGAGGTAAGTCTAATTTATTTAACTTGTCCAATattcacctttttaaaaaaaattttttaaaagcaattcGCTCTCacttgaaagaaaaacatgccTGGAagcagtctatttagaagtacattTTAGAAAGTTTTGTTGCTGGAGAAGAATTTGGGCAACGCCCCTTAAAAACAGTTATTATTTACAGATGTCACTGAATGTCGGaaagttttttatttgaataatgttACCACATAAACGTTATCACATACATTATCAATCTGTCcctgtcttttttgttttttttgggggggggattgtAAGTAGCTATTCgatttgataataataataataataataataataataatatttctattattattattaataataataaaagtggtTCTTGATCATTCCAAACCCAGGCTTTTTGCGACACAGTGCTAAAACTGAGACTCACATAaacaaacgaataaataaataaataaataaataaataaatggttgtGTAATTCCCTTGTGGTTCTGAAGGACATGTGATAACTCAGAagggactcttttttttttttgactcaaCCTATTTTACTCAccggggctgtgtgtgtgtgtgtgggggggggggggggtgtgtgtggggggggggtgtcatgATGGTACCTTATTAAGACTATTAAGACTTCCAGAGCTCCTGACCAAACTCGACTGTTTCAGAAAGGCTAGCTGTATCTACATATTACTTTGTAACGTTTGTTGGATCAGACAAATGACATCAAATTACCCACGTGCGCTGCAAACATGCCGAAGTCTGAAAAGCGCACCGAGCGACTGGACACTGATGCCCACATCAGTATGGATGTGCGAGATCGATCTGTGCGCGACTTCGCTCCCTGTCACTCCAAACAATCCAGCTGTTCATAAGACAGGTAGATGTTCAGATCCAGATGTTCAGGCTGTCGTTTCCACACTCTCCTCACTGACCAGTACTCGGTCTGACGCGCTTGAAGGAATGATTAGCGCCAACAAGATCTAAAGAAACACGTGAAAGATGTAGATGCCAGGCTTAAAGCTGAAGAAGGTCTCGCGGGCACGTGTGAAACACGCATTTCTGATCTGGAGAGATAGTCTGTTGACTCTGAGCGTCGGATAGAGAGGAGAGGTGACCGCTCAAAACTCTGCGTTATCATGCAGTTCACCTCAGGGGCTGTCCGTGATGTCTTGTGGAAAGCTGCCAGGAAGAGTCCTTTAAGATAACAACTTGCACTTCGCAGAGGATCTGACTTCATCAGACTGGGAGAGACGGAAGAACCTGTGGCCAAGAGTAAAAGACCTCACGCGAGggctgctggggaaaaaaaccccctgcTGATTACATCGGAGCGTGTGCGTTTATTGAAGGTGTGGagatccatacatccatccatccatcttctataccgcttaatccttttcagggtcgcgggggaacctggagcctatcccagggagcatcaggcacaaggtggggtacaccctggacagggtgccagtccatcgcagggcacaatcacatacacactcacacacccattcatacactacggacactttagacacaccaatcagcctaccatgcatgtctttggactgggggaggaaaccggagtacccggaggaaacccccgcagcacggggagaacatgcaaactccacacacacagggccacggtgggaattgaaccccccgaccctggaggtgtgaggcaaacgtgctaaccactaagccaccgtgcgcagGTGTGGAGATTACTTTGCGAATTCCGTCAAGAGTgacgtaaaaataaaaataaaaaggtgacAGGTAGCTGTCACTATGGCATTTGAGCTTTCGTCATATAACAGCTGAACCTTTTAATTTGGTCATTTTAAATGACCAAATGTTATATAAGCTCTGTTCTTTTCAATTTTCTTCTTATTAGCCTACCAGTcaattttgacttttttttcttgttaataATTGTtctttgttgttcatttatttatgtcgATATCGTTCATTTCTCTCAATGCCAGGGGATTAAGAAACAATGTGAAACGCAAAGGTCTTTTCTCTGTTTGTTAAAAACCACGgatcagatttttgttttgtttttcaagaaACCCATTCCACGCAGGATGTTGATAAATTTCAGAGGTCCCAGTGGGGGAAAATAAGTTTGCTGGTGAAATACTACACCATGTCAGTGACCCTAAGGGTAATTTTCTTTTGCTAGTGGTTTTACTTGGCCAGACCATCACAATTCTATTAAATGTGTATGGATATAATATTTCTAAGGAAAATACCACCTTAATGGAAGAAATTAGTGATAATATacagcaggggttcccaaactttaccagggcaaggccccccaaatggcattaacatttgaccgaggccccccttttgcaagacgtctgtaaaacacattaaaaatacagacttctgaatataccccccccccctttttattaataattacatcttacatctttacattacattacattaggaatttattgtgtgtgtgtgtggttgtctgagagtgagaatttatttttcacaccaaattgttgaggtccccgggcgccccctggcggcctccactttgaaaaccactgatataCAGTACTGGATAAATATATAGGCTACCCCAATGCTGTTCTTATTTTGGGTTGGGATTTTAATATGGTATTAAATAATGATTTGGATAGGTTTCCTTCTAGTGCTGCTCCTGTAAGTACAATTATGAATGCTTTTATGATGCGATTtatatgttgttgttgatatATGGAGAGAAACATATCCACGATAGAGACTCTATACCTGGAGCAGCAAGGACCATCCTAAGCAGTCTCGAATAGATTATTGGTTTATTTCTCAAAGCCTAGCAAACAGTTGTAACTCAGTCAGCCTGATACAGTGTATCACAGTGCTCTCTCTCTTAACGTTAGTCCTTCAGCATCCCTTGATTTCAGCGCAAGTCCTTCTTATTGGAAATTGAACAATTCTCTTCTCCTGTTTAAAGATGTTAAAGAGCATATCACATTATTGATTGAGCAGTATTGGAGGAGAGCTTTAGCATTAGATTCATATTGTTGCCAGTCAGAGTGGTTGAAGTTTGAAATCGGTAAATATCTTAGAAAATTCAGTAGGAATTTAGCTAAACTTAGAAGAGCAGAAGAAAATAAGTCGGTGTCTAAAATCGCATTACCCTCATTCATTGAAACTTTAAATATTGATGGGACAGTGACCAATAATCCTCCAGGAATGACACGTTTCTGCGCTAATTTTTACAGTGATCTTTACCATCGAAATTATTCTGAAGAGGCAGCCTGTACTTTTCTGCAGTCTGTTAAACCCTGCAAGACTACCTCAAGAAGTGACAGAAACCTCTGCGatagtgaaattatttttattagaagTTAATAGCTCAGTTATAGAACTTAAAGCAATAAATCACCCGGAACTGATGGGTTTACCACATAGTCCTACACACAGTTTTCTAAAGAGTTATCCCCTTTTTTTACTTAAGATCTTTGAAGAAAGCATACAGAATGATAATTCTATTCAGATAATTCAGaataataattactttaatCCCGAAACCCAAGAAAGATTTACTTTTAATCGACAACTGGCATCCTGTATCTCAGTTTAACAATGATTACAAAATTTTAGCTCTTATATATGCTAAAAGATTAAAATGTGTATTGGATTCTGTAATAGATGAGACACAATCtggttttataaataaaagaccTTTTGCAATAATGGAAACTGCTCGAGTAAATTAAAAGAGTGCCACTTCCCCAAGGTTTAGTTTATCTAGAGGAGTCAGACAAGGGTGTCCCATCTCTCCTTATTTATTTCTACTTTGTGTGCAGCTACTTTCAACGTTTGACTGTGGAAGCGGTATTCGGGGTATCCGTATTGCGGCGCAGGAAGTTATTGTTAGTCGATTAGCGGATGACACCACCTTATTTTTAATAGACGCTTCCCAAATCCCTATAGCAATCGATTATATAAAACTGTTTTCTGAAGCTTCAGGACTTCATCTAAACATAAGTAAATGTGAGTGCATGTCTATTAAAGATTGCATAGCAGCCTCTCTTTATAATATTCCAGTTAAATCTGAAGTCTTCGTGAAAAGTTATCGTGATCACTAAAACTCAAGATAATAGATGTACCTTGAACTTTGACCCTGTTATAATAAAAGcccaaaaaatatttaatgcatGTTTGCAGAGAGGCTTGACCTTGAGAGGAAGAGTATTGCTTGCTAAGGCTGAGGGAATCTCCAGGTTTACATACGCTGCACGCTCTCTGTATCTGGACAACAAAATATGTAGGTCAGTtgatttcaattttatttggaaaaacaaaatacattatgTTAAGATACATACGGAGTATGGTGTGTTGAACTGTCTGGATTTCTCATCTCCGAACAGCACTCTCAAAATTAATCGGATTAGACAGTTTACGTGTAATCCAAATTCAATGTGGAATTTTATTCCTAATTACTTATTTTCCAAATTAGGTGGTCTCCCTTTCCTATTGATCTGCAATTATAATATTGCTAGAATCCCTTACAACTTGAGACTCCTTGCAAAATATCACATTCACCGCAGTAAATTCACTCATCAAAATCCCTTATTCATTGTTTTTAGAAGAGAGGTCCAACAGTAACATACAAAATGTTGATGTAATCATCTAAGAATCTTAAAGCTCTCAAGACAATAAACTTGTttcaccttttagatttttttcagtaaagttttctgtttttttatgtatatgtgtatgtatatgtgtgtatatatatgtgtgtgtatatatatgtacacatgtatgtatatgtatgtataaaatatacacacatatatgtatataaatgatgCTTTGCTTTCACTATCATTTCATTGTatgtcatttttacattttgctatGTATCTGTATTTCTGATAGCTtggcattaataaaataaaaaataataataattaaataaaataaatcctattttactttcacttttcagcCACAGTTTGTTTTACTGTGCATATACACTGCCCAACATTATTATTGgtgcccttggtaaatatgagcaaagaaggctgtgagaaattgtctttcttgtttaaccatttgtttaaaaataatcacagaAATACTGTGCTCTCATGGATAATTGCAGAAGACTTTGTTGTGTCTgttaactttgttaaatatgtgtgtgacAGTTATCTGCACAACTACGAATtcacatgagaaaaatatatttgaagtatattcccattgatatgttacttctttttttattagtacACCaggatgactaggaacaggaaaattgttcaaccatgacttcctgtttcacaggggtataaatatgaggtaacacataccTGTAGGCCAAAGTTCCtcaatcattcataacaatgggtaagaccaagaaatatagctgtgaggtgcggcaaaaggttgttgagcttcacaaaacgggaagtggctataagaaaacagcacaaacgTTGAAAAATACCAGTTTCCACCATAAGGGCAAtcattaagacgttccagtttCCAAACtgacctctttttttcttcttctgctttgCAGAGGAACGATAACGCTGTCTATCACACTTGTCTTTGTGCGCGCAAATGCCCAGGACAGGAGAGCGTTTAAAGAGCTTAAATAACTGATCAAATGATGTGTATTTGCGTTATTGAGTGATAAGCAAGGTCTGTTTGAGAATATTAACGCaagactttattttaattttacaagAAGCAAAGTGGACAAACCCTAACAATATATCAATAATAAAAggctaataacaataataatgaacatACAATAAGGTAAAAACATGTAGCCGAGTCTTGGCGGACTCTTGCGTACTCTTATGAATACGACTTTCGGCCAATAAAACGAACAAAGTTTATTATATATGCATGGCAACAAGTAAATACTTTATAACTGGGCATGAAACATCCATAATCAATAGTTATGTATCCATTAAAAACGACTTTTGGTACAGCATGTCACAGAGagttgtgatttatttatttatttatttttggccatCCCAATGAAATCACTGGGCCTTACCTGGCCacccctgaaaaaaaaaatgctacgcCCCTAATTACAAGCACAAGATTGCAGTACATGGTCACAAACTTTTACAGCAGTTCAGCGTGCTTGTCCAAGTGgtgatgcattttttatttaatccaaATGCCATAGAAAACTGcttttaacttctttttttttttatatctttaaCCCCAGGGATAACTGTTTTAATATCTGATGGCAACAATGTTGAACACCAGCACAGGTCTTTGGGAGATCACAACACCCAGGTGAGAACATccaggtgggggggggggagatgtTGGGGGTTTGGGTTATTTCTTTCATAATGGAggttaacactttatttgaagggaCTCACATAGCGCATTTATAAGCTCTGCACAAACCTTTATTAAATCAGTTCTGAAGATGGCGATCACATTTGcgtttatttataacgctgttATGAATGTCTGATTAAAATGCTCTGTCTCCTCCAAAGTGCTTGGTGTGGAATGGACTTTAAAGGGATGTTACTCTTAGTTAATGTATacgttaatatttaataatgtcctcaaatagcattaaaaaatttttttttgtgtgtgtatttacaaacCATAACATCAATTTCAGCATGAGAATTCTGGTATTAAATCTTCACTGTACACTAACTCAGCTTCTCGTGTGCTGAAATTCTCTTGCAGTAACTCTCTCCTTAGTGTTTTCAGCACAACAccatatgattattatgattttgagacTTTTCAACCGTGTGATTATGGAACCCATGCAAGCCGTATTCTCCCTGTGCTCTACTCCCTGTTCTTCGTGGTGGGCTTCCTGGGAAACATGCTGGTGCTGTGGGTGATCCTGAGGGGCCCTCAGATAAAAAGCATGACTGATGTGTCTCTCCTGAACCTGGCCATCGCTGACCTTCTACTAATCTTCTCTCTGCCCTTCCAGGCTCACTACGCCAGGGATACCTGGGTTTTTGGTAGAGCCATGTGCACTCTGGTCCTCAGCGTGTACTACATTGGATTTTACTCCGGCATTTTCTTTATTGTGCTGATGAGCATCGACAGATACTTGGCTATTGTCCATGCTGTGTTTGCCTTGAGAATCCGAACCAAGACTTGTGGGATTTTAGCCAGCCTGGTAGTCTGGATTATAGCTATTGCAGCATCATTTCCTGAGCTGCTGTATCTTGGAGTTGAAGAGACTGGGACTGAAGTAGTTTGCAGTGCTTATCCAAAAAATCAAGAAAGTCACAACGATGTGAGAAGTGCAGctttctttaaaatgaatattttgggAATGCTGATTCCACTGAGTATTGTGGGATTTTGCTACTCGATGATTCTACAGAAGCTTCGGACTGTTCGTAAATCAGGGAAATTGGCCATTCGTCTTGTTGCTGCGGTCATGGTggtgttcttctgctgttgga
This Ictalurus furcatus strain D&B chromosome 1, Billie_1.0, whole genome shotgun sequence DNA region includes the following protein-coding sequences:
- the LOC128605609 gene encoding C-C chemokine receptor type 5-like, translating into MATMLNTSTGLWEITTPSNSLLSVFSTTPYDYYDFETFQPCDYGTHASRILPVLYSLFFVVGFLGNMLVLWVILRGPQIKSMTDVSLLNLAIADLLLIFSLPFQAHYARDTWVFGRAMCTLVLSVYYIGFYSGIFFIVLMSIDRYLAIVHAVFALRIRTKTCGILASLVVWIIAIAASFPELLYLGVEETGTEVVCSAYPKNQESHNDVRSAAFFKMNILGMLIPLSIVGFCYSMILQKLRTVRKSGKLAIRLVAAVMVVFFCCWIPYNIAAFLKALEMKHILPPECELSKTIQLMLQVTEAIAYSHSCLNPFLYVFVGQKFRRNLAKLFLETPCIQVTPCNTRSTGSVCSQTTHVDEHAVGI